The following are encoded together in the Cheilinus undulatus linkage group 3, ASM1832078v1, whole genome shotgun sequence genome:
- the cdkn1a gene encoding cyclin-dependent kinase inhibitor 1 isoform X1 codes for MCRTMAFNKRILTSMGNGPARRVLFGPVDREQLQMEYQAALRKDLDEASQRWGFDFMSDKPLESSDFQWEGIPGTKVPLLYRSCMLGLGQTGGQRATAKGGKVGSSQREKENIPRSPERCAALDLGKLEKTPEKRENRGLKRKQTNITDFYQAKRRVVGMPRKSGQ; via the exons ATG TGTCGAACCATGGCTTTCAACAAACGTATCTTGACCTCTATGGGAAATGGCCCCGCTCGCCGAGTCCTGTTTGGCCCAGTAGACCGTGAGCAGCTGCAGATGGAGTACCAGGCTGCCCTGCGGAAAGACCTTGATGAGGCCTCGCAGCGCTGGGGTTTTGACTTCATGTCAGATAAGCCTCTGGAGAGCAGTGATTTCCAATGGGAGGGAATCCCAGGAACCAAGGTGCCGCTGCTTTATAGATCCTGCATGCTTGGTCTGGGACAGACTGGAGGTCAGAGGGCTACGGCCAAGGGAGGAAAGGTGGGGTCTTCACAAAGGGAGAAGGAGAACATTCCCCGCTCTCCTGAGAGATGTGCTGCACTTGACCTGGGAAAACTGGAGAAAACaccagagaaaagagagaacaGGGGGCTGAAGAGGAAGCAGACAAACATTACAG ATTTCTATCAGGCTAAAAGAAGAGTGGTTGGGATGCCACGCAAATCCGGTCAGTGA
- the cdkn1a gene encoding cyclin-dependent kinase inhibitor 1 isoform X2, with amino-acid sequence MAFNKRILTSMGNGPARRVLFGPVDREQLQMEYQAALRKDLDEASQRWGFDFMSDKPLESSDFQWEGIPGTKVPLLYRSCMLGLGQTGGQRATAKGGKVGSSQREKENIPRSPERCAALDLGKLEKTPEKRENRGLKRKQTNITDFYQAKRRVVGMPRKSGQ; translated from the exons ATGGCTTTCAACAAACGTATCTTGACCTCTATGGGAAATGGCCCCGCTCGCCGAGTCCTGTTTGGCCCAGTAGACCGTGAGCAGCTGCAGATGGAGTACCAGGCTGCCCTGCGGAAAGACCTTGATGAGGCCTCGCAGCGCTGGGGTTTTGACTTCATGTCAGATAAGCCTCTGGAGAGCAGTGATTTCCAATGGGAGGGAATCCCAGGAACCAAGGTGCCGCTGCTTTATAGATCCTGCATGCTTGGTCTGGGACAGACTGGAGGTCAGAGGGCTACGGCCAAGGGAGGAAAGGTGGGGTCTTCACAAAGGGAGAAGGAGAACATTCCCCGCTCTCCTGAGAGATGTGCTGCACTTGACCTGGGAAAACTGGAGAAAACaccagagaaaagagagaacaGGGGGCTGAAGAGGAAGCAGACAAACATTACAG ATTTCTATCAGGCTAAAAGAAGAGTGGTTGGGATGCCACGCAAATCCGGTCAGTGA